DNA from Mucilaginibacter mallensis:
TAGAAAATAGTTAAATATTAGTCTGTTTTTTTTAGTTGAATTGCACAGTATTTATCCGCCTTAATATTTTTTTATTTTTTTTTCTGACAGCAGGCAACCTTTATGGATCGTGTTGCGTGATAGGAAAAGATTAAACGATATTTACATAAGCAAAGTTTAGAACCCATATGGGCGAAGAAGAGCTACATCAACTGATCGGGGGCTGTAAAAAGCAGGATAGGAAAAGCCAGAAGATGCTTTATAAAGCGTTCTATGGCTTTGCTATGGGGATATGCTTGCGCTACGCCGGCAACAGGGATGAGGCTGCAGAAGTGATGAATCAGGGTTTTTTCAAGATATTTACACGCATTGACAGCTATGATAGCGCCAAGCCTTTTAAGGCATGGCTGGGTAAAATAATGATCAATACTTCAATAGATTACTACCGCTCGAATCTTAAAATGGCTTATGCTGATGATCTTGAAAAGGCCGAGCATATGAGCGATGGCGATATGGCCGATAAAAACCTGAGATATAATGATCTTTTGGATATGGTGCAACGGCTTCCGCAAGCGTATAGAACGGTATTTAATCTTTTTGCAATTGAAGGTTACTCGCATGAGGAGATAGGCGAAATGCTGAATATAAATGCCGGTACATCTAAATCAAACCTGCATAAAGCAAGGCAAAAGCTAAAACAAATGGTTTTTGAGGCCGATGCAATGGCTAATAAAACTAATTATAACAGGGGGATGGATTTTAATTCAATAGTAGCAATAAATGGGACAGACAATTTGAGGTCATTTTTCTTCAACAATAACATCAGGGGATGAAAATGGATAAGGATAAAGAGTTAGATAACATTTTTAAAAGCGGATTGGAAAATCCCGATGATCATTCAGCACATCTGGATGATGATTGGGCCGCTATGGAAAAAATGTTGGATGACAATAAAAAACGCCCTGCTATTATTTATTGGCTGCCAATTTTAAGTGGTGTTGCTGCTTTGCTATTAATACTTTTTGGCATATGGTTTTTAAAACCTGTTGTTATGCATCAGCAAAAACCACAGCAAACTGTTGTTAACGATCAGAAAATGAAAGATGATATTGCGAACCATGAGCAAAAGAATCCCGGTAAAAGTGGCGGATCCACTCAGCAACAAGCTGTTGGGCAACAAAAGAATTTAACACCTGCCAATTTTACTAATAACAATTCACCTTATACCAGGCATAATTTTATAAATAAGTCGTCAATTAACTCATCCGCTGATGGAGTCCGTCGCGAT
Protein-coding regions in this window:
- a CDS encoding RNA polymerase sigma factor; the protein is MGEEELHQLIGGCKKQDRKSQKMLYKAFYGFAMGICLRYAGNRDEAAEVMNQGFFKIFTRIDSYDSAKPFKAWLGKIMINTSIDYYRSNLKMAYADDLEKAEHMSDGDMADKNLRYNDLLDMVQRLPQAYRTVFNLFAIEGYSHEEIGEMLNINAGTSKSNLHKARQKLKQMVFEADAMANKTNYNRGMDFNSIVAINGTDNLRSFFFNNNIRG